A single region of the Canis lupus dingo isolate Sandy chromosome 38, ASM325472v2, whole genome shotgun sequence genome encodes:
- the LOC112643122 gene encoding ATP synthase subunit f, mitochondrial-like gives MASPIPVKEKKLMEVKLGELPGWILMRDFTPKGIAGAFQRGYYRYYNKYINVKKGGIAGISMVLAAYVLFTYCGSYKELKHERLHKYH, from the coding sequence ATGGCATCGCCCATACcagtgaaggaaaagaagctCATGGAGGTGAAACTAGGAGAGCTGCCAGGCTGGATACTGATGCGGGATTTCACCCCTAAGGGCATTGCTGGAGCATTTCAAAGAGGTTACTACCGGTATTACAACAAGTATATCAATGTGAAGAAAGGGGGCATTGCTGGGATTTCTATGGTGCTGGCTGCTTATGTGCTTTTCACCTACTGTGGTTCTTACAAGGAGCTCAAACATGAACGGCTACACAAGTACCACTGA